The following DNA comes from Picosynechococcus sp. PCC 7003.
TGTTTTTATTAGCGGTGATGTTGATCTCACTGATCAAAGCATCAGCCCGCTTCCCGTTCATGCCAATGGAGCGCATATCCACAAGCATCAGGTGGTTATCTGTCCCGTTAGAAACCAACTTAAAGCCACGGCTGACGAGGGTATTGGCCATCGATTGGGCGTTGGCAATCACCTGGGCAGAGTAAGCTTTAAATTCCGGCTTGAGGGCTTCGCCGAAGGCCACTGCTTTACCGGCAATGACATGCTCAAGGGGGCCACCTTGGCTACCGGGGAACACAGACTTATCAAATTTCTTGCCCAGTTCGGCGTCGCGGGTCATGATCAAACCGCCCCGGGGGCCACGTAGGGTCTTGTGGGTAGTGGTGGTAACCACATCACAGTAGGGAATTGGGTTGGGGTGATGACCGGTCGCTACCAAACCAGCGATGTGGGCAATGTCTGCCATCAGATAGGCACCCACTTCATCGGCGATCGCCCGGAACTTATCAAACTCGATAATGCGCGGGTAAGCAGAATAACCACAGATGATCAGCTTCGGTTTTTCCCGCAGGGCAATTTCACGGATTTCATCATAATCAAGGCGTTCTGTTTCTTTATTGACGCCATATTGCACCACTTCAAACCATTTCCCCGACACATTTACTGGAGAACCGTGGGTGAGGTGACCACCATGGGAGAGATCCATCCCCATAATCTTGTCGCCGGGTTCCAGGAGCGTTAGGAACACTGCAAAGTTGGCCTGGGCGCCGGAGTGGGGTTGAACATTGGCATGGGCCGCCCCAAACAGTTCCTTGACGCGATCAATGGCAATTTGCTCTACTTGATCAACAAATTCACAGCCGCCGTAATAACGCTTATTGGGAAGACCTTCGGCATATTTATTCGTGAGGACAGAACCCTGAGCCGCCATCACCGCTGGGGAGGTGAAGTTTTCGCTGGCGATGAGTTCGAGGTGTACCCGCTGGCGATTGAGTTCGCTGGCAATCATCCCAGCAACGACGCTATCGGTTTGGGCTAAGAAATCAAGGTTAGTTTGGGTCACGGTGAGGTCTTCCTTTCGCAATCGCAAATAAAATTTAAAAATACTTCCTGCGGATGGCGCATTATACCATCGGCATCGCTAAAATTTTAACAAACATTCCTTGTCGAACCGGGCCCCATAGATGAAGCAATGGCTCCCAAGGTTAAGCAGTGTAGCAAGTTTAACGAATTTATCAGCAGTTCCCTTTACAATAAAAATTAAGCAAGAGTGGTTGTTGGGTCCCATGGGAGGCAAGCTCAGATGTTGATGATCCTTACGGATGGACAGATCTTACCCACTGATCAAGTGTGCCAGGGTTGTTTGATGGCTGATCAGAGTGGCACCCCCCGCGTGCGCCAGGGCAAATTATGTTGTGGTCATCTCATTAATGGCAATTTGCCTAAGGTAGCGACAACCTATGAGTGCCAAATGGGTTTTCGGATTGCCGACGTTGGTGATTAGGCTTTCTGTTTCCAGTCAATTTCATTCAAAATACTAATCACAAAAATCCCCCAAATTTTGAACAGTCAAGCAATGGGGGAAATATTAGGTAGAAATTATTTATCGGGCAGGTCTAGGCGATTTTCGGGGCCTCAGTGCCCTTTGTATCTTTTGATTCACTAAAGAAAGTGCTATAGGCATATCCAGCGACGATCGCCCCAAAAATCGGTGCTACCCAAAAGAGCCACAGTTGACCGATTAATTCAACGTTGCCACAAAACAGAGCAACCCCCGTACTCCGGGCTGGATTGACCGAGGTATTTGTGATCGGAATACTGATCAAGTGAATCAAGGTTAAACCCAGACCAATGGCGACTGGAGCGAAACCAGCTGGAGCACGACGATCTGTGGAACCCAAAATAATCATCAGAAACATAAAGGTCATGACAATTTCGGTAATTAAAGCCGCGAGTAAGCCATAACCCCCTGGAGAATGGCTACCAAAGCCGTTGGTGGCCAGGGGATTCGAACCCGATAAATCTAAAGCGCCATTCCCGCTACCAACGATTAGAATAACAAGGCCGGCTAGAGCCCCTCCCAGCACTTGGGCAATGATATAAGGCAGTAATTCTTTGCCTGGTAAGCGTTTGGCCGCCCATAATCCAAAGGATACTGCCGGGTTAAAATGCCCCCCGGAAATATGTCCAAAAGCGTAGGCACCAGTGACAACGGTTAAACCAAAGGCGAGGGAAACTCCGAGAAAGCCTAGACCTAGCCCATTAGAAGGGTCGTTGTCAGACAGGGCAACGACAGCGGCAAAAACAGCACTACCACATCCTCCCAGGACTAACCAGAACGTTCCTAGAAATTCCGCAAGATATTTTTTCATATTGTTTTGTGACTCACAAACAAGACTGCAGACGTAATTGTCTGCTTAGAATTCTATATAGCTATGATTTCTTTATAAAAATTTATTGAATCGTTTTAAAAGGGGGGTTTTGCGCCCGCAGAGAGCGATCATCGCTTTTTTTGAGGTTTTTCCCATCGCATCTAAAAAAAGGCTTACCTGGAACTTTGCAACACCAGGCCAGAGGCGATCGCCATCACGATCAAGTTGGGTAACCAGGCCGCCAAAATAGGGGGCAGATACCCGGCTACGCCCACGGAACTGATCATAAAAGCGAGAAAATAATACCCAAAGATCAACCCCACACAGAGGCCAAACCCCGTGGCTTTCCCGGCACTCTGGGGCCGCAAACCAATGGCTGCCCCCACCACACCCAGGGCGAGACAAATAAAAGGAAACGAAATTTTTTCTTGGAACCGCACCCGCAACTTACGCAACCAGGCTTCATCCCGGTCAGGGTCAGCGGCGACGGTCTGCATATATTGTCGGAGCTGGGCTAGGCTCATATCTTCGTGCTTGGGTAATTCTTCGTCCACCCGCAGTTCGTTACTGAGTTGGATTTGGTGGCGGTCGAAGCGCAGCACATTGCGATAGGAACCATCGGCATTAATAAAGTAGATAATGCCATTTTGAAAACTCCATTGATTGCGAGCCAGATCCCAGCCAGCAGCTTCGGCGGTGACAATTTGGTTGAGGCTGCCATTAGAGCGGTCGATAATCGTCAGATCCTTCATTTGCTGCCCATCAAATTCGGCGGCATAAAATAAGCGTTTGAGGACGTCATCTTCGCCATATTCGGGATAAATAATTTTTTCGTCCCGAAAGGGGGCCTGTTTCTGGAGGAATGCCTGCTCTAGGGTTTGGGTGGCCTGGGCATTGGCGAGGGGAATGACTTGATCTTTAAAAACAAAAGTAATTGTTGTAGCAAAGATGCTAAACAACAAGGCAGGCAACACAAGACGATAAACACTGATGCCGAGGCTGCGGAGAGCGATAATTTCACTATCTCCCGACAGACGACTGTAAACAATGAGGGTGGCCAAGAGCACCGCCATGGGCAGGGCAAAACCGATAAATTCAGGCATTTTTAGGGCCATCACCTTTAGAGCCACATCAAAGAGCAACCGAGATTCTCGCACCTGGGCCAAGAGATCAAAGAGGCTACCGACGGCGATCCCCAGGGCGGAAAATAGCCCCAGGCCAAATGCAAAAGCTAGATTGAGTTCACCGATGATGTAGCGGTCTAAAACGGAGAAGTTCTTGAGCAAAGATTTCATTGAAGCGGCAGGGTGGCAATGGCTTGGGTGAAGTCGTTGATATTGTGGTTCAATTCTTTGGCGATCGCCAATCCCCTTTGGAACGCAACAAGGGCATCGGGGTAGCGGCCCGCCTGTTCATAGAGGGTGCCGAGGGTACGGTAGGTTTCCATCATCCCAAAGCGGTTATAGCTAGACTCTTGGACGGTGATCAGTTGTTCGTAGACCTGGACGCCAGCGGTGTTTTTCTCCTGGGCCAGGTAAAGGGTCGCCAACTGGGTGAGGGCACTTTCGGCGGCGTCAAAATACCCCAGTTCCCAGGCGAGGGTAAAGGCATCGCGGCTAAAGCTCACGGCTTGGGGATAGTCCTGGAGTTGCCCGTAGTTAGCAGCGATTTGCTGGTAGGTGCGGATCAGTTGGGGCAGGTTTTGTTCTTGGAAATAAACAGGGGTGAGTTGCCGCTGTTGGGCGATCGCCTTTGCTGGTTGCTGGGTTTGTTCATAGAGGGCGGCGAGTTGTTCCCGGTCGGCATCCGTCAGGGCGTTGAGGGTTTCAATTTCTTCTAGGGCAGCGAGGGCGGCGTCAGTGTTGAACCAATCTAGGGCCAGTTGGGTAATCAGGCGCAAAATTTCCGGTTTATAAGGATCTTCAAGGGTCTCTAGGTGCTGCCGATAAAGGGCGATCGCCCGTTGGGAATCGCGAATTTGTTCATAGGCCGTGGCCAGGGGCAGCAGGAGGTTATAGTCTTGGGGGAAATCTTGCTGTTCGATGGCCACCAAACGTTCGGTGATGATTTCTACTGGCTCCGTTTGGTTGTCTTCCCAGGCGATCGCCCCAATCCGCCCTAGGCTTTCAACTTCGGCCTGGCGATCCGGTAAAACTTGCCGTAACTGCAGTTGCCGCCACCACCGGGAAAAAGCCGCATCTTTGTTGCCCTCGGCCCATCGCTCAAACCCCTCGGCCTCTAGGGTGATAATTTCTTGGGTCAGTTGGGTGGCTTGGGACTCACTCAAAGGGCGATCGCCTTGCTGTGCGGGGAGCAAAGAATCCTGAATTGGCCCTACCAAAGACGCCGCCGAAACCTGCCCGGCCCCCATCATTAAGCTGAGGCTAAGAAAAAGCAAAAGTTTGCGATAACAATTGGTCATGGGGTTTACTCTATTAACAATGGCGAGAAAGGCTTCCCGTCACAGTTTCGATCCTCTGCATAAAAAGTATATGTCCTCTGCGAAAACCGCCAGTAAACTCAAAACTGACCTCGATAATCCGCAATATTATTTTAATCGGGAACTCAGTTGGCTTGAATTTAACCGCCGCGTGCTCAGCGAGGGATTAGACGACCGCAACGTACTCCTAGAGCGCCTCAAATTTCTGGCCATTTTTAGCAATAACCTCGACGAATTTTTCATGGTGCGGGTTGCCGGACTGAAGCAACAAGTAGAAGCTGGGGTCAGCAAACTCTCCTTTGATGGACGCAATCCCGCCGAACAACTCCAGGACATCTACGAACGCCTCAAACCCCTCGTCCAACTCCAAGACCAACATTTTCAACACACCCTCAAGCCCCTCCTCGCCCAAGAAGGGATTTACCTCGTTGATTACCTCGACCTCAACCGGGAACAACGGAACTATCTCCATGATTTTTATCGGGAGCATATTTTTCCCGTCCTAACGCCCCTCGCCGTTGATCCGAGTCACCCATTCCCCCACATTTCTAACCTCAGTCTCAACCTCGCGGTGGTGATCAAAGAACCAGAAAACGAGCAACAGGAAAGATTTGCCCGGGTCAAGGTGCCGGGAAATTTCCCCCGGTTTGTCACGCTACCACCAGAGCTTTGCTATTACCCTGACCAAGAACAAGCGATTTGGGTCGGGGTGCCCATCGAACAGGTGATCGCCCATAATCTGGATACCCTATTCCCCCAGATGAATATCCAGGAGTGCTATGCCTTTCGGGTGACCCGCAATGCTTCCCTCTCAGTAGAAGAAGATGAAGCTGATGATTTGATGATCGCCATCGAGGAACAGTTACATAAGCGGCGTTTTAGTGGCTCTGTGGTGCGCTTGGAAATTCACCATTCCATGCCAGAAGATGTGCGACAAATGCTGATCAAGGAAATGGATCTCCAGGACATTGATGTCTATGAGGTAGAAGGCTTAATTGGCTTGGATTCTTTATTTACCTTCTTGGGTTTACCCCTCAAGCGTCTCAAGGATAAACCTTGGTCACCCACCGCCCCCGCCTGGCTCGATGCAGGTAAAGGCAGCCGTTCTTCAGAGGAATTTGAGCCGGACTTTTTTGAGCTGATTCG
Coding sequences within:
- a CDS encoding lipopolysaccharide assembly protein LapB translates to MTNCYRKLLLFLSLSLMMGAGQVSAASLVGPIQDSLLPAQQGDRPLSESQATQLTQEIITLEAEGFERWAEGNKDAAFSRWWRQLQLRQVLPDRQAEVESLGRIGAIAWEDNQTEPVEIITERLVAIEQQDFPQDYNLLLPLATAYEQIRDSQRAIALYRQHLETLEDPYKPEILRLITQLALDWFNTDAALAALEEIETLNALTDADREQLAALYEQTQQPAKAIAQQRQLTPVYFQEQNLPQLIRTYQQIAANYGQLQDYPQAVSFSRDAFTLAWELGYFDAAESALTQLATLYLAQEKNTAGVQVYEQLITVQESSYNRFGMMETYRTLGTLYEQAGRYPDALVAFQRGLAIAKELNHNINDFTQAIATLPLQ
- a CDS encoding LptF/LptG family permease; the protein is MKSLLKNFSVLDRYIIGELNLAFAFGLGLFSALGIAVGSLFDLLAQVRESRLLFDVALKVMALKMPEFIGFALPMAVLLATLIVYSRLSGDSEIIALRSLGISVYRLVLPALLFSIFATTITFVFKDQVIPLANAQATQTLEQAFLQKQAPFRDEKIIYPEYGEDDVLKRLFYAAEFDGQQMKDLTIIDRSNGSLNQIVTAEAAGWDLARNQWSFQNGIIYFINADGSYRNVLRFDRHQIQLSNELRVDEELPKHEDMSLAQLRQYMQTVAADPDRDEAWLRKLRVRFQEKISFPFICLALGVVGAAIGLRPQSAGKATGFGLCVGLIFGYYFLAFMISSVGVAGYLPPILAAWLPNLIVMAIASGLVLQSSR
- the glyA gene encoding serine hydroxymethyltransferase — encoded protein: MTQTNLDFLAQTDSVVAGMIASELNRQRVHLELIASENFTSPAVMAAQGSVLTNKYAEGLPNKRYYGGCEFVDQVEQIAIDRVKELFGAAHANVQPHSGAQANFAVFLTLLEPGDKIMGMDLSHGGHLTHGSPVNVSGKWFEVVQYGVNKETERLDYDEIREIALREKPKLIICGYSAYPRIIEFDKFRAIADEVGAYLMADIAHIAGLVATGHHPNPIPYCDVVTTTTHKTLRGPRGGLIMTRDAELGKKFDKSVFPGSQGGPLEHVIAGKAVAFGEALKPEFKAYSAQVIANAQSMANTLVSRGFKLVSNGTDNHLMLVDMRSIGMNGKRADALISEINITANKNTVPFDPEKPWIGSGIRLGSPAMTTRGLKEVDFAEIANIIADRLLNPDDEAVKQDCLGRVADLCEKFPLYPHLQIPVAAIA
- the ppk1 gene encoding polyphosphate kinase 1, whose product is MSSAKTASKLKTDLDNPQYYFNRELSWLEFNRRVLSEGLDDRNVLLERLKFLAIFSNNLDEFFMVRVAGLKQQVEAGVSKLSFDGRNPAEQLQDIYERLKPLVQLQDQHFQHTLKPLLAQEGIYLVDYLDLNREQRNYLHDFYREHIFPVLTPLAVDPSHPFPHISNLSLNLAVVIKEPENEQQERFARVKVPGNFPRFVTLPPELCYYPDQEQAIWVGVPIEQVIAHNLDTLFPQMNIQECYAFRVTRNASLSVEEDEADDLMIAIEEQLHKRRFSGSVVRLEIHHSMPEDVRQMLIKEMDLQDIDVYEVEGLIGLDSLFTFLGLPLKRLKDKPWSPTAPAWLDAGKGSRSSEEFEPDFFELIRQGDRLLHHPYHSFSATVQAFITQAAKDPDVLAIKMTLYRTSGDSPIIQSLIEAAQNGKQVAVLVELKARFDEENNINWARTLEQKGVHVVYGLAGLKTHTKIVLVVRQEKKKKIRRYVHIGTGNYNPKTARLYTDLGLLSCREDLGADLTDLFNFLTGYSRQNSYRKLLVAPVTLRPRMVAMIEREIAHVKNGGSGRIVAKMNSLVDREMIQTLYRASQAGVEIDLIVRGICCLRPGVEGLSENIRVISIIGRFLEHSRIYYFQNDGAEEMYIGSADWMTRNLSRRVEAVAPVEDPKLIGDLNEILGIMLSDNRLSWQLQKDGHYRQKEPHADGHSDSTHDILMQMALQDSLD